From Acidobacteriota bacterium:
ATGAGCCCGATCCATAGCACTTGCCGCATATCTGCATCTCCTTCCTCAAAGTCTGCTCCCCGGCCGGGAGTCCCGTTGCTTGTTAGAGCATACGGCATCTTGCGCCGAAAGGTTCAATCTCGCTCAACCTATGCCATGCGGCTACACTACAAGGCATGAAGATTCGCTACCAGGAGGAGGGAGACCGGGAAGCTGTCCGGGCCGTCAATGAGGCGGCCTTTGAAACCGCGGCCGAGGCCGACTTGGTGGAGAGGCTGGGCGAGCAGGCCCGACCCTTGCTTTCGCTGGTGGCGGAACAAGAGGGCCGGGTGGTGGGGCATATCCTCTTCACGCCGGTGTCGCTGTCGGGTCATCCCGGTCTCAGGATTATGGGACTGGCGCCGATGGCGGTGCTTCCCGGACAGCAGCGGCGCGGAATCGGTTCGGCCCTGGTGCGGGAAGGGCTGCGGGAGTGCCGGCGCCTGGGCGCCGTGGCGGTGGTCGTGCTGGGTCATCCCCGCTATTATCCCCGCTTCGGCTTCGATCCCTCCTCGCGCTTCGGGATCGA
This genomic window contains:
- a CDS encoding N-acetyltransferase — its product is MKIRYQEEGDREAVRAVNEAAFETAAEADLVERLGEQARPLLSLVAEQEGRVVGHILFTPVSLSGHPGLRIMGLAPMAVLPGQQRRGIGSALVREGLRECRRLGAVAVVVLGHPRYYPRFGFDPSSRFGIDCEYEVPEEAFMVLELSAGALEGREGTIRYHEAFRGL